The Cryptomeria japonica unplaced genomic scaffold, Sugi_1.0 HiC_scaffold_1725, whole genome shotgun sequence genome contains the following window.
TCGAAAGATGCCCTTCGGTGAGGATTCCTTATTTTCAAGATCTCCTCCTTTATTATGTTCCCTTCTTATCcaaatttcattcaattatttACACATGACTAATTTGAAtctattatttatctttatttCTTAAAGAATTACAAACATAAGATAAAATATTGTCATAACATCACATCATTTTATTTCTATATCATcatcataccaaaaacacatcatcACATAAACACAAACTGAAATCAAATTATTGATAAAAGATGTCCTTGCAATAATCAGTTATCCATATACACATACTATACCCCATCTCTCACGACTATGACAAAATATGAGGACAAAATGCATATTCTCTTACGACTATCACAAAATATGAGAACAAAATTTAAAGGTGGTCTAGGAGCTGGAGGCTATAACAAAACGAATCCCTCTGGATGCCCCTCTGCTCTCCCTTGTGCCTCTCTCAAGCTAACATTCTCCATTGTCAATGTATCCATCCTCAACGGTACTTGTATATCTGATACTCTCATCTGACGAAGTGTCTCGAGCTCTCCTCGCAAACGATCTTGCTCTGTTTTGAGTCCATCTATATTAGCACATAGTTGTTGCATACGATCTTGCTCTTGTTTGAGTCCATCTATCTTAGCACATAGTTGTTGCATCTCTATCTGATGAATTGTATCGAGCTCTCCTAGCACACGATTTTGCTCTACTTTGAGTGCATCTATCTTAGCACATAGTTGTTGCACAGGATGTTGCTCTACTTTGAGTGCATTTGTCTCAGCAAATAGTTGTTGCACACGATCTCGCTCTAATTTGAGCGCATAATTCGTAGCACATAGCTGTTGCACCTCTATCTgcatttgtctctccctctctcggGCCTGATCAGGTTGGATCTGCAGACTATTCCGTTCTGCTTGAGCTTGGTCTCTCTCAATTAGGGCCACACCTCTCACAAACTCTGCCCTTGCTAATCTCTCATAAAGTTGATCCATCTCTACCATAGCAGCATATATTTTTTCCGTGGCCCTATCGCACTCTGGAGTGTTCGCTGCGAAACACAAACACC
Protein-coding sequences here:
- the LOC131873442 gene encoding nucleoporin NSP1-like, translated to MADRGFEFPVSVTAADTPTPFPGVTATYAPGAPFIATAGYAPTPLFGGTTAYPPTALFDAPTVCPPTPFFAIPSQSSALDVDLSFRTPGIAFTPPTPSNTQVGNPPTSSATQSSSVSQPSNAFCTVASSSSTTSAPTITIPLSGEGTALAQTTTCAAVTVPTSGMSFSSGPTSTTNSATYPRFTLSSSEASATRTASSVTANTPECDRATEKIYAAMVEMDQLYERLARAEFVRGVALIERDQAQAERNSLQIQPDQARERERQMQIEVQQLCATNYALKLERDRVQQLFAETNALKVEQHPVQQLCAKIDALKVEQNRVLGELDTIHQIEMQQLCAKIDGLKQEQDRMQQLCANIDGLKTEQDRLRGELETLRQMRVSDIQVPLRMDTLTMENVSLREAQGRAEGHPEGFVLL